A region from the Paraburkholderia youngii genome encodes:
- a CDS encoding ATP-binding cassette domain-containing protein: protein MLTSTSPSTSAAMPVLQARGLVKRYGNVTALDGCDFEVLPGEILAVIGDNGAGKSSLIKALSGATVPDEGEILLDGKPVKFRSPLDARAQGIETVYQELAVAPAMSIAENLFLARELLKPGWRGSLFKMIDKRRMLDEATAAMKDLQIGIRSMRQAVETLSGGQRQGVAVARSAAFARHVVILDEPTAALGVKEGNMVLELIRRVRDRGLPVILISHNMPHVFEIADRIHIQRLGRRAALVNTKDVHMSEAVAIMTGAKKADVKAIA, encoded by the coding sequence ATGCTGACCTCCACCTCCCCTTCCACGTCCGCCGCGATGCCGGTTCTGCAAGCACGCGGGCTCGTCAAACGATATGGCAACGTTACCGCGCTCGACGGTTGCGATTTCGAAGTGCTGCCCGGCGAGATCCTCGCGGTGATCGGCGACAACGGCGCCGGCAAATCGTCGCTGATCAAGGCGCTTTCCGGCGCGACGGTGCCCGACGAAGGCGAGATTCTGCTCGACGGCAAACCAGTCAAGTTCCGCAGTCCGCTCGACGCGCGCGCGCAAGGCATCGAGACCGTGTACCAGGAACTCGCGGTTGCGCCGGCGATGAGCATCGCCGAAAACCTGTTTCTCGCCCGCGAATTGCTGAAGCCAGGCTGGCGCGGCTCGCTGTTCAAGATGATCGACAAGCGCCGCATGCTCGACGAAGCGACCGCGGCCATGAAAGACTTGCAAATCGGCATCCGCTCGATGCGCCAGGCGGTCGAAACGCTGTCCGGCGGCCAGCGCCAGGGCGTCGCGGTGGCACGCAGCGCGGCGTTCGCGCGCCACGTCGTGATTCTGGACGAGCCCACCGCCGCGCTCGGCGTGAAGGAAGGCAACATGGTGCTCGAACTGATCCGGCGCGTGCGCGATCGTGGTTTGCCGGTGATCCTGATCAGCCACAACATGCCGCACGTGTTCGAGATCGCCGACCGCATCCATATTCAGCGGCTCGGCCGGCGCGCGGCGCTCGTCAATACGAAGGACGTGCACATGTCGGAAGCGGTCGCGATCATGACCGGCGCGAAGAAAGCCGACGTGAAAGCAATCGCGTGA
- a CDS encoding ABC transporter permease: MSTPSAPAGRPRPSFSEHLPSLTEIGPLIALVLACAFFISQSSRFLSFQNLSLILQQTMVVAVIAIGQTLIVLTGGIDLSCGMVMAFGSIIMTKFAVVLGVPPILAILCGIGASTLFGLLNGLLITRIKLPAFIVTLGTLNIAFALTQIYSNAESVSNLPDAIMFFGSTFRLGPAEVTYGTVLTLLMYLATWFVLRDTVPGRHLYALGNNAEAARLMGLSSQRILLIVYTLAGAIYGIAALLSVARTGVGDPQAGQTENLDSITAVVLGGTSLFGGRGSIVGTLLGALIVGVFRNGLTLIGVSSVYQVLITGILVILAVAADKLSHRGR; the protein is encoded by the coding sequence ATGTCGACCCCTTCCGCGCCCGCCGGCCGCCCGCGCCCGTCTTTCTCCGAGCATCTGCCATCGCTGACCGAAATCGGACCGTTGATCGCGCTGGTGCTGGCCTGCGCATTCTTTATTTCGCAAAGCAGCCGCTTTCTATCGTTCCAGAACCTGTCGCTGATCCTGCAACAGACGATGGTCGTCGCGGTCATCGCGATCGGCCAGACGCTGATCGTGCTGACCGGTGGCATCGATCTGTCTTGCGGCATGGTGATGGCCTTCGGCTCGATCATCATGACCAAGTTCGCGGTCGTGCTCGGCGTGCCACCCATTCTCGCAATCCTATGCGGCATCGGCGCCAGCACATTGTTCGGCTTACTGAACGGCCTGTTGATCACACGCATCAAGCTTCCCGCGTTCATCGTCACGCTGGGTACGCTGAACATCGCGTTTGCGCTCACGCAGATCTACTCGAACGCGGAAAGCGTGTCGAACCTGCCCGACGCGATCATGTTCTTCGGCAGCACGTTCAGGCTCGGACCGGCGGAAGTCACGTACGGCACCGTGCTGACGCTGCTGATGTATCTGGCCACGTGGTTCGTGCTGCGCGACACGGTGCCCGGCAGGCATCTGTACGCGCTCGGCAACAACGCCGAGGCCGCGCGGCTGATGGGCCTGTCGTCGCAGCGGATTCTGCTGATCGTCTACACGCTCGCCGGCGCGATCTATGGCATCGCCGCGCTGCTGTCGGTAGCGCGCACCGGCGTCGGCGATCCGCAGGCCGGGCAAACCGAGAATCTCGACAGCATCACCGCGGTCGTGCTCGGCGGCACGAGTCTGTTCGGCGGACGCGGATCGATCGTCGGCACCTTGCTCGGAGCGCTGATCGTCGGCGTGTTCCGTAACGGCCTGACGCTGATCGGTGTGTCCTCGGTGTACCAGGTCTTGATCACCGGCATCCTCGTGATTCTCGCGGTCGCCGCCGATAAACTCTCGCACCGCGGCCGTTGA
- a CDS encoding LacI family DNA-binding transcriptional regulator produces MPTLSEVARHAGVTPATVSNVLRNRGRVGETTRQRVLDAVAALGYRPHLAARALAEGRAPTLALMVSSIANPFYPEFALAVERAARASGHFVIICNTNEDPLSGRAYLDQIAGTLSEGVLVTNANLDFADLHKTEARGTPVVLCMWERPSEPPGLPCVAVDFRLAGKLAGEHLLELGHRRCGAIVGSKASGIHAARYEGFVDALRAAGVTRNRVRHALDTIHGGYLATRALLEADPQLSAIFATNDLPALGAMHAAADLGLRVPHDLSVIGITDIQLARESRPALTTVAVPTVEVAGLAVELLRELIETSYGQAGRAVGDVPAHVPMRISSEPKLVVRASTAAPRSR; encoded by the coding sequence ATGCCTACACTCAGCGAAGTCGCGCGTCATGCCGGCGTTACCCCGGCCACCGTGTCCAATGTGCTGCGCAATCGCGGCCGCGTCGGCGAAACGACCCGGCAACGCGTGCTCGATGCGGTCGCGGCGCTCGGCTATCGCCCGCATCTCGCCGCGCGCGCGCTCGCCGAAGGGCGCGCGCCGACGCTTGCGCTGATGGTGTCGAGCATCGCGAATCCGTTCTATCCGGAGTTCGCGCTCGCGGTCGAACGCGCCGCGCGCGCGAGCGGCCACTTCGTGATCATCTGCAATACGAACGAGGATCCGCTGAGTGGCCGCGCGTACCTCGACCAGATCGCCGGCACGCTTTCCGAAGGTGTGCTCGTGACCAACGCGAACCTGGATTTCGCCGATCTGCACAAGACCGAAGCGCGCGGCACACCAGTCGTGCTGTGCATGTGGGAGCGGCCCAGCGAGCCGCCCGGGTTGCCGTGCGTCGCGGTCGATTTCCGGCTGGCCGGCAAGCTGGCCGGCGAGCATCTGCTCGAACTCGGGCATCGGCGCTGTGGTGCGATCGTCGGCAGCAAGGCGTCGGGCATTCACGCGGCGCGCTACGAGGGTTTCGTCGACGCGTTGCGTGCGGCCGGCGTGACGAGGAATCGCGTGCGGCACGCGCTCGACACGATCCACGGCGGCTACCTTGCGACGCGCGCGCTGCTCGAAGCCGATCCGCAGCTGAGCGCGATCTTCGCGACCAACGACCTGCCCGCGCTCGGCGCGATGCACGCGGCGGCGGACCTCGGCCTGCGCGTGCCGCACGATCTGTCTGTGATCGGCATCACCGACATCCAGCTCGCGCGCGAGTCACGTCCCGCGCTGACGACGGTGGCGGTACCGACGGTCGAGGTAGCGGGACTTGCAGTGGAACTGCTGCGCGAGCTGATCGAGACGTCGTACGGGCAAGCTGGACGCGCCGTGGGGGACGTGCCAGCGCACGTGCCGATGCGGATTTCGTCCGAGCCGAAACTGGTGGTGCGCGCATCGACGGCCGCGCCCCGCTCGCGTTGA
- a CDS encoding ROK family transcriptional regulator yields MDTSSTSPRSPVKRTVGSNQVGMRQFNERIVLQTIRLHGPLPKAEVGRLTRLSMQTVSMIVDRLIADGLLEKQARVRGKIGQPSVPIALRADGAYTIGIKVGRRSLDVLAMDFAGRIVCRDVFEYAYPDPRTLFPALESKLARVNQTLGAKAGKVVGVGVAAPLWLGGWRDFLGAPPGALEAWNDIDLRARIATISGLPVEFAKDTTAACAAELVMGQGRGIHNFLYLFVGTFIGGGLVIDGRLHGGPHDNAGAVGSIPLREGSARKPARQLLHAASGFVLEQLFSDAGAPAAAAHDHRALSPELWRHTEQWLDSACPAIANALTNAAALLDLEAVVIDGEFDRLLLREIIRRTERVLDRFEWEGMVRPQLLEGAIGADARAMGGAILPLYGHFAPVHELFLKPAASEAGFDER; encoded by the coding sequence ATGGACACCTCCAGCACCAGCCCGCGCTCGCCGGTCAAACGCACGGTCGGCTCGAACCAGGTCGGCATGCGGCAATTCAACGAGCGGATCGTGCTGCAAACGATCCGCTTGCATGGCCCGCTGCCGAAGGCCGAGGTCGGCCGCCTCACGCGTCTTTCGATGCAGACGGTGTCGATGATCGTCGATCGGCTGATCGCCGACGGCCTGCTCGAAAAACAGGCGCGCGTGCGCGGCAAGATCGGCCAGCCGTCGGTGCCGATCGCGCTGCGCGCGGACGGCGCGTACACGATCGGCATCAAGGTCGGACGCCGCAGTCTCGACGTGCTCGCGATGGACTTCGCCGGGCGCATCGTGTGCCGCGACGTGTTCGAGTATGCGTATCCCGACCCGCGAACGCTGTTCCCCGCGCTCGAAAGCAAACTCGCGCGCGTGAACCAGACGCTCGGTGCGAAGGCCGGCAAAGTGGTTGGCGTCGGCGTCGCGGCGCCGTTGTGGCTCGGCGGCTGGCGCGACTTTCTCGGCGCGCCGCCCGGCGCGCTCGAAGCCTGGAACGACATCGATCTGCGCGCGCGCATCGCGACGATAAGCGGCCTGCCCGTCGAGTTCGCCAAAGACACCACGGCCGCGTGCGCGGCCGAACTCGTGATGGGCCAGGGCCGCGGCATCCACAACTTCCTGTATCTGTTCGTCGGCACGTTCATCGGCGGCGGACTCGTGATCGACGGCCGTCTCCATGGCGGTCCGCACGACAACGCCGGCGCGGTCGGTTCGATCCCGCTGCGCGAAGGCAGCGCACGCAAACCCGCGCGGCAGTTGCTGCACGCGGCATCGGGCTTCGTGCTCGAACAACTGTTCAGCGACGCGGGCGCGCCGGCCGCCGCGGCGCACGATCATCGCGCACTGTCGCCCGAGTTGTGGCGGCATACCGAGCAATGGCTCGATAGCGCATGCCCGGCGATCGCAAACGCGCTGACCAACGCGGCCGCGCTGCTCGATCTCGAAGCCGTCGTGATCGACGGCGAGTTCGACCGGCTATTGCTGCGCGAGATCATTCGCCGCACCGAGCGCGTGCTCGATCGTTTCGAATGGGAAGGGATGGTGCGGCCGCAATTGCTGGAAGGCGCGATCGGCGCCGACGCCCGCGCGATGGGCGGTGCGATTCTGCCGCTCTATGGGCATTTCGCACCGGTCCATGAGCTGTTTCTGAAGCCGGCGGCGTCGGAGGCGGGTTTTGACGAGCGGTAA
- a CDS encoding sugar ABC transporter substrate-binding protein: MNLNSHRRPVVRTIVSMGAAAAALWCASASQAADQPVIGLITKTDTNPFFVKMRQGADATASKDGAKLITAAGKFDGDNASQVTAIENMMTAGAKAILITPSDTKAIVPSIKKARAAGVMVVALDTPTDPQDATDALFATDNFKAGVLIGKYAKAALNGKPAKIATLDLAPGVSVGVLRHNGFLEGFGVKEGDASIVCSQDTRGDQAKGQTAMENCLQKAPDINVVYTINEPAAAGAYRALKAAGKDKGVMIVSIDGGCEGVRNVKAGAIAATSQQYPLKMASLGVSAGVDYAKTGKKVSGYQDTGVTLITDRPMSGVDSKDTKFGLDNCWGK, encoded by the coding sequence ATGAATCTGAATTCCCACAGGCGTCCTGTCGTCAGGACAATCGTGTCGATGGGTGCCGCGGCAGCGGCGCTGTGGTGCGCGAGCGCGAGTCAGGCCGCCGACCAGCCCGTCATCGGCCTGATCACGAAGACCGATACGAACCCGTTCTTCGTCAAGATGCGCCAGGGCGCGGACGCGACCGCGTCGAAAGACGGCGCGAAACTGATCACGGCCGCCGGCAAGTTCGACGGCGACAACGCGAGCCAGGTCACCGCGATCGAAAACATGATGACGGCCGGCGCGAAAGCGATCCTGATCACGCCGAGCGACACCAAGGCGATCGTGCCGAGCATCAAGAAGGCGCGCGCGGCCGGCGTGATGGTCGTCGCGCTCGATACGCCGACCGATCCGCAGGACGCGACCGACGCCCTCTTCGCGACCGACAACTTCAAGGCCGGCGTGCTGATCGGCAAATATGCAAAGGCCGCGCTGAACGGCAAACCCGCGAAGATCGCCACGCTCGATCTCGCACCGGGCGTGTCGGTCGGCGTGCTGCGTCACAACGGCTTCCTCGAAGGCTTCGGTGTCAAGGAGGGCGATGCGTCGATCGTCTGCAGCCAGGACACGCGCGGCGATCAGGCGAAAGGCCAGACCGCGATGGAAAACTGCCTGCAGAAGGCACCCGATATCAACGTGGTCTACACGATCAACGAACCGGCCGCGGCCGGCGCGTATCGCGCGCTGAAGGCAGCGGGCAAGGACAAGGGCGTGATGATCGTGTCGATCGACGGCGGCTGCGAAGGCGTGCGCAACGTGAAGGCCGGCGCGATCGCGGCGACCTCGCAGCAGTATCCGCTGAAGATGGCCTCGCTCGGCGTCAGCGCCGGCGTCGATTACGCGAAGACCGGCAAGAAGGTCTCCGGGTATCAGGACACCGGCGTCACGCTGATCACCGATAGACCGATGTCCGGCGTCGATAGCAAGGACACGAAGTTCGGCCTCGATAACTGCTGGGGCAAGTAA
- a CDS encoding MFS transporter has protein sequence MPSHWWPRRLGSRASLSAAALVIGVLYAGSTMVTPLYPLYQRRFGLSELTITLVYATYVIGNLGALFLFGRVSDQAGRRSVTLVVLAAAIASTMCFLFATHATWLFVARAASGLAIGVGAATATAWIAELHAGADKAPASRLAAAVNLAGLGVGPLLTGLLAQFAPWPLHTVFVVYLLTLLVTAALAALACETVQERARTFAQVSFAPRIGVPARLRVAFVVPAVTAFATFALLGFFAALLPNLIANSMHLHSPALSGALVAELFAASTITVMVTSKLAARTAMFAGLWLLPPSLALLLWAQVAASIVVLSAATALCGIAAALGFRGSLQEVNRIAPADQRAELLSAYLLCCYTGNSLPAVGIALLSSRVGHLWANVAFAAVSAVLACIALAVGARVPRHAS, from the coding sequence ATGCCTTCGCATTGGTGGCCGCGACGACTCGGCTCCCGCGCATCGCTGAGCGCCGCCGCCCTCGTGATCGGCGTTCTGTACGCGGGCAGCACGATGGTCACGCCGCTTTATCCGCTCTATCAACGCCGGTTTGGCTTGTCCGAGCTGACGATCACGCTCGTGTACGCGACCTACGTGATCGGCAACCTCGGCGCGCTGTTTTTGTTCGGTCGCGTATCCGACCAGGCCGGCCGTCGATCGGTCACTCTGGTGGTGCTCGCAGCCGCGATCGCGAGCACGATGTGCTTTCTATTCGCCACGCATGCGACGTGGCTGTTCGTCGCCCGAGCGGCAAGCGGACTGGCGATCGGCGTCGGTGCCGCCACGGCGACCGCGTGGATCGCGGAATTGCACGCCGGCGCCGACAAGGCGCCCGCCAGCCGTCTTGCCGCGGCGGTCAATCTGGCCGGGCTCGGAGTGGGGCCGCTGCTGACCGGACTGCTCGCGCAGTTCGCGCCCTGGCCGTTGCACACGGTGTTCGTCGTTTATCTGTTGACGCTTCTGGTCACCGCGGCGTTGGCGGCGCTCGCATGCGAAACCGTGCAGGAGCGCGCCCGGACGTTTGCACAGGTGTCGTTCGCGCCACGCATCGGCGTACCCGCGCGATTGCGCGTGGCATTCGTCGTGCCTGCCGTCACCGCATTCGCGACCTTCGCGCTGCTCGGCTTTTTCGCGGCGCTGCTGCCCAATCTGATCGCGAACAGCATGCATCTGCACAGCCCCGCGCTGAGCGGGGCGCTCGTCGCCGAACTGTTCGCCGCGAGCACGATCACGGTGATGGTTACGTCGAAACTCGCCGCCCGCACCGCGATGTTCGCCGGTCTGTGGCTGTTGCCGCCGAGTCTGGCGTTGCTGCTGTGGGCGCAGGTCGCCGCGTCGATCGTGGTGCTGAGCGCGGCGACGGCGTTGTGTGGCATCGCAGCCGCGCTCGGGTTTCGCGGCAGCTTGCAGGAGGTCAACCGGATCGCGCCCGCGGACCAACGCGCCGAATTGCTATCGGCGTATCTGCTGTGCTGTTACACCGGCAACTCGTTGCCGGCGGTGGGCATAGCGCTGCTGTCGAGCCGGGTCGGGCATTTGTGGGCCAACGTCGCGTTCGCGGCGGTGTCCGCGGTATTGGCCTGCATTGCGTTGGCGGTCGGCGCGCGTGTGCCTCGTCACGCGAGTTGA